In a single window of the Planctomycetia bacterium genome:
- a CDS encoding alkaline phosphatase family protein, whose product MTSRFGKKPDGLEARFSRVLMIGLDGATFDVLRPLMQQGLMPNLAALTEDGTSGVLESTRPPITPAAWTTFMTGKGPGKHGIIDFLRYDPESNRLVFNNNQKINQKTPTIWQILSEKRYRVGSINVPMTYPPEQVNGFMISGFDTPTGKDFTWPKELQSEILSRYPDYTHEKKWERKALGGDKLFADNLRYISQSFDRGVELANFCGEKYGWDVMMVLFKLVDNLQHKAWRYLDPRTRDMDPDRHRMTVECFARLDGAIGRLRALAEDNKATILIMSDHGHGSLDAKAQPNLLLANWGYLSLRSNLARAQTRGAVWWRRLTRSKNGQPAASVGELDHDLAFDWSKTQACVLHAGIYGYLYINLKGRQKHGIVDESRYDSLRDEIRKRLLAATCRDRDGNEMKIFPEVYNTEDLYGCRRKDYPWMPDLLLAPADGLAVVKKIRGSSPVRWVPLDRLEGTHRLEGIFIAQGPGIAAGKKIHAHIEDIAPTVLAGLGERVPKDMDGNVLSAIFDEPVEVHYEPPVERKIDEHDTAAMTQRQMEEVADRLGALGYLD is encoded by the coding sequence GTGACATCGCGATTCGGTAAGAAGCCCGACGGATTGGAAGCACGCTTCTCTCGCGTGCTGATGATCGGCCTCGACGGCGCGACCTTCGACGTCCTCCGCCCCCTCATGCAGCAGGGCCTCATGCCCAACCTCGCCGCCTTAACTGAGGACGGCACCTCCGGCGTTCTCGAGTCCACCCGTCCCCCCATCACTCCCGCCGCCTGGACCACCTTCATGACCGGCAAGGGGCCCGGCAAGCACGGCATCATTGACTTTCTCCGCTACGACCCGGAAAGCAACCGCCTCGTCTTCAACAACAATCAAAAGATCAACCAGAAAACCCCGACCATCTGGCAGATCCTCAGCGAGAAGCGTTACCGCGTCGGCTCGATCAATGTCCCTATGACCTACCCCCCCGAGCAGGTCAACGGCTTCATGATCAGCGGCTTCGACACGCCCACCGGCAAGGACTTCACCTGGCCCAAGGAGCTCCAGTCGGAAATCCTCTCGCGCTACCCCGACTACACCCACGAGAAAAAGTGGGAGCGCAAGGCCCTCGGTGGCGACAAGCTCTTCGCCGACAACCTCCGCTACATCAGCCAGAGCTTCGACCGCGGTGTCGAGCTCGCCAACTTCTGCGGCGAAAAATACGGCTGGGATGTCATGATGGTCCTCTTCAAGCTTGTCGACAACCTCCAGCACAAAGCCTGGCGATACCTCGACCCGCGCACCCGCGACATGGACCCCGATCGACACCGCATGACCGTCGAATGCTTCGCCCGCCTCGACGGCGCCATCGGCAGGCTCCGTGCCCTCGCCGAGGACAATAAGGCAACCATCCTCATCATGTCCGATCACGGCCACGGTAGCCTCGACGCCAAGGCCCAGCCCAATCTCCTCCTGGCCAATTGGGGCTACCTCAGCCTTCGCAGCAACCTCGCCCGCGCCCAGACCCGCGGCGCCGTCTGGTGGCGCCGCTTGACGCGCTCCAAGAATGGCCAGCCCGCCGCCTCCGTCGGCGAGCTCGATCACGATCTCGCCTTCGACTGGAGCAAGACCCAGGCCTGCGTCCTCCACGCTGGCATCTACGGCTACCTCTACATCAACCTGAAAGGTCGCCAAAAGCACGGCATCGTCGACGAGTCGCGCTACGACTCCCTGCGCGATGAGATTCGCAAGCGCCTTCTCGCCGCCACCTGTCGAGATCGCGACGGCAACGAGATGAAAATCTTCCCTGAGGTCTACAACACCGAAGACCTCTACGGCTGCCGCCGCAAGGACTACCCCTGGATGCCCGATCTGTTGTTGGCTCCCGCCGATGGCCTCGCCGTCGTCAAGAAAATTCGCGGCAGCTCCCCCGTCCGCTGGGTCCCTCTCGATCGCCTCGAAGGCACCCATCGCCTCGAAGGCATCTTTATCGCCCAGGGTCCCGGCATCGCCGCCGGCAAGAAGATTCATGCCCACATCGAAGACATCGCCCCGACCGTCCTCGCCGGTCTCGGCGAGCGCGTCCCCAAGGACATGGACGGAAACGTCCTCAGCGCCATCTTCGACGAGCCCGTCGAAGTCCATTACGAGCCGCCGGTCGAGCGCAAGATCGACGAGCACGACACGGCCGCAATGACCCAGCGCCAGATGGAAGAGGTTGCCGACCGCCTCGGTGCCCTCGGCTACCTCGACTAA
- a CDS encoding four helix bundle protein, with translation MKYERFEDLPVWKAAIELAIATYALTENRALAGPGDLRDQLRRSALSVSNNIAEGFERGSTAELLMFLYIARGSAGEVRSMLHFCERWLQTRSVGPQDSAERSETSNLKSQISNLKSQITNIRTLAESCSRQIRGWADSLQNSDISGQRHLNEKSRRVYDQQRRSSAFMNQIEETVRKQVEAWSRANAESCEMREAADGASE, from the coding sequence GTGAAATACGAACGATTTGAGGACTTGCCGGTCTGGAAGGCGGCCATCGAGTTGGCGATTGCGACATATGCGCTGACGGAGAATCGGGCGTTGGCCGGTCCGGGCGACCTTCGGGATCAACTTCGACGATCGGCACTTTCGGTGTCGAACAATATCGCGGAGGGATTCGAGCGGGGTTCGACGGCTGAGCTGCTTATGTTCCTGTATATCGCACGCGGGTCGGCAGGGGAAGTACGGTCCATGCTGCATTTTTGCGAGCGATGGTTGCAGACGCGTTCTGTAGGGCCACAAGATTCGGCGGAGCGATCGGAAACGTCGAATCTCAAATCTCAAATCTCAAATTTGAAATCTCAGATAACCAACATCAGGACGCTTGCTGAATCGTGCTCGCGGCAGATTCGAGGCTGGGCGGACTCGCTTCAGAATTCGGATATTTCCGGACAACGGCACTTAAATGAGAAATCTCGCAGGGTGTACGATCAACAGCGCCGCAGTTCGGCGTTTATGAATCAGATCGAGGAGACCGTGCGAAAACAGGTGGAGGCCTGGTCGCGGGCGAATGCAGAGAGCTGCGAGATGAGGGAAGCGGCGGACGGCGCATCGGAATGA
- a CDS encoding aldehyde dehydrogenase, with the protein MVSIRHYINGELVEPISGSYLDNYEPATGKVYSQVADGDERDVAKAVAAAEAAFPIWSKTPAAQRCRVMMKIADLIEARSEELARAEAIDNGKPLTVARTVDIPRASSSIRHFATAILHAHSESHVTDGVALNYTLRQPRGICGLISPWNLPLYLLTWKVAPCIAVGNTAVAKPSEITPMTAYLFSQICMEAGLPPGVLNIVHGLGAKVGSAITAHPKIGTISFTGGTVTGREVAKTCAPMFKKVSLELGGKNPTIVFADADMEQTVPGAVRAAYANQGQVCLCGSRIFVEQSAYEPFVAKFVEATRKLRVGDPLEATSDQGAMVSKAQLEKSMFYVDLAKQEGGKILCGGERPKDLGERCREGYFFQPTVITGLGVGCRVNREEIFGPVAAIIPFKDESEVVEYANSTDYGLASSVWTQNISRAHRLAEKINSGTVWVNCWMVRDLRVPFGGMKQSGVGREGGEEALRFFTEPKNVCIKT; encoded by the coding sequence GTGGTAAGCATTCGGCACTACATCAACGGCGAACTGGTGGAGCCGATTTCCGGCTCGTATCTCGATAACTACGAACCGGCGACGGGCAAGGTTTATTCGCAGGTGGCGGATGGGGATGAGCGCGATGTTGCCAAGGCCGTCGCGGCGGCGGAGGCGGCCTTTCCGATCTGGTCGAAGACGCCGGCGGCCCAGCGATGCCGGGTGATGATGAAGATCGCCGATCTGATCGAGGCGCGGAGCGAGGAACTTGCCAGGGCGGAGGCGATTGACAACGGCAAGCCGCTAACGGTGGCGCGGACGGTGGATATTCCCCGGGCTTCGTCGAGTATCCGGCACTTCGCGACGGCGATCCTGCACGCCCACAGCGAATCGCACGTGACCGACGGCGTGGCACTGAACTACACCTTGCGCCAGCCGCGCGGCATCTGCGGACTGATTTCGCCGTGGAACCTGCCGCTGTATCTGCTGACGTGGAAGGTCGCGCCGTGCATCGCGGTGGGGAATACGGCGGTGGCCAAGCCGTCGGAGATCACGCCGATGACGGCGTATCTGTTCTCGCAGATTTGCATGGAGGCGGGGCTGCCGCCGGGGGTGCTGAACATCGTGCACGGGCTGGGTGCGAAGGTCGGCAGCGCGATCACGGCGCATCCGAAGATCGGGACGATCTCATTTACCGGCGGGACGGTGACGGGCCGCGAGGTGGCGAAGACGTGCGCCCCCATGTTCAAGAAGGTGTCGCTGGAACTGGGCGGGAAGAATCCGACGATCGTGTTCGCCGACGCGGACATGGAGCAGACGGTGCCTGGGGCGGTGCGGGCGGCGTATGCCAACCAGGGGCAGGTGTGTCTGTGCGGCTCGCGCATCTTTGTGGAGCAATCGGCCTATGAGCCGTTCGTGGCGAAGTTTGTCGAGGCGACCCGGAAGCTGCGCGTCGGGGATCCGCTGGAGGCGACGAGCGATCAAGGAGCGATGGTGTCGAAGGCGCAGCTCGAGAAGTCGATGTTTTATGTCGATCTGGCGAAGCAGGAAGGCGGCAAGATTTTGTGCGGCGGCGAGCGGCCGAAGGACCTCGGGGAGCGCTGCCGCGAGGGGTACTTTTTCCAGCCGACGGTGATTACTGGGCTCGGTGTCGGGTGCCGGGTGAATCGCGAGGAGATCTTCGGGCCGGTGGCGGCGATTATTCCGTTCAAGGATGAGTCGGAGGTTGTCGAGTATGCGAACAGCACGGACTACGGGCTGGCATCGAGCGTGTGGACGCAGAATATCTCGCGCGCGCACCGGCTGGCGGAGAAGATCAACAGCGGGACGGTGTGGGTGAACTGCTGGATGGTGCGCGACCTGCGGGTGCCGTTCGGGGGGATGAAGCAGAGCGGGGTCGGGCGCGAGGGCGGCGAGGAGGCGCTGCGGTTTTTTACGGAGCCGAAGAATGTTTGTATCAAAACATAG
- a CDS encoding DEAD/DEAH box helicase, whose amino-acid sequence MHAVWTGDALCVFGESAAPIAAVASSTSRNGRPPAWAMTAAALHEALGKITPDGLLASSAAEDAVRVWLPVRGESPVPHQEIANSDPPERPADLSAYKLPALRFGPADVMDLLMGLDDSALQAHGRSLRYWATLARFAVSLIARRKFCPDVIEAGPGELLGRWRLLTHDPAELLWLERYVAVMPPVCRAAVTDEPLDANDAVEGFLSLTTDAVIRRVLAGDDFFQQITRKARESSAWELKWLASLVAADTRVHAEADDNDAGAVNIRNWIGQAEEDTGPSPKLRFILVEPAEGAKPSEAAWRLAFEMRLPETGEPLDLTQVWAERNDAPTVLGSHLLSRRVQLVSQLTRAAEVCPELRRALSRARGSAVRLTTAEAHAFLRERAPLLAADGYEIVLPEWAAISDQQLGLELVVEPRATHGTGDRDFGLSPLGLSSLLDFNWRVAIGGEQLTMDEFQKIAAQKAPLVRLRGKWIGIDHETAARALAFLESRPKGPITLMQAVRLAGGAEEIDSGLPILGLSGADWIEGFLSQTPELKIEAFDPPSEFHGELRPYQLRGLHWLSFLDQIGIGACLADDMGLGKTIQLIALLLHERRDGKKVGPTLLFSPMSVVGNWEREIQRFAPTLRVLVHHGPLRLSGDAFVEAAEQHDVILTTYGLADREAPGFSRVQWHRIAMDEAQKIKNPTARQTVALRTLIAAHRIALTGTPIENHLSELWSIMEVLNPGLLGSATAFRARFALPIEKMGDQNRSDQLRRLIRPFVLRRLKSDPIISRDLPEKMEMRVFCNLTPEQAALYERTVTQTLGEIETATGIRRRGLILATLTKLKQICNHPAHFLADQSALDDRSGKCERLIEMLEEVLDEGDEALVFTQFKQMGTLLQRLMQDRLKIEVPFLHGGTPMKKRRDMVEAFQQEGGKWRVFLLSLKAGGFGLNLTKANHVFHFDRWWNPAVEEQAADRVHRIGQLRRVQIHKFVCIGTVEERIDRLLAEKAALADRIVGSGDEWLTGMSTVELRDYLALSNEAVSES is encoded by the coding sequence ATGCACGCCGTATGGACCGGCGACGCCCTTTGCGTCTTCGGTGAATCCGCCGCGCCGATCGCCGCCGTCGCGTCGTCGACCAGCCGAAACGGCCGCCCGCCCGCATGGGCCATGACCGCCGCCGCGCTCCACGAGGCACTTGGAAAAATCACCCCCGACGGCCTCTTGGCCTCCTCCGCCGCCGAAGACGCCGTCCGCGTCTGGCTCCCCGTTCGCGGTGAGTCTCCGGTTCCCCACCAGGAAATCGCCAATTCCGATCCGCCCGAGCGCCCGGCAGACCTCTCCGCCTACAAGCTCCCCGCCCTCCGCTTCGGGCCCGCCGACGTCATGGACCTCCTCATGGGGCTCGATGATTCGGCGCTTCAGGCCCACGGCCGCTCGCTCCGCTACTGGGCGACCCTCGCGCGATTCGCCGTCTCGCTCATCGCCCGTCGAAAGTTCTGCCCCGACGTCATCGAGGCCGGTCCCGGCGAGTTGCTCGGCCGATGGCGGCTCCTGACCCATGATCCCGCCGAGCTGCTCTGGCTCGAGCGTTACGTCGCCGTCATGCCGCCGGTGTGCCGCGCCGCCGTCACCGACGAGCCGCTTGACGCCAATGACGCCGTCGAAGGTTTTCTCTCGCTCACCACCGACGCCGTCATCCGCCGCGTCCTCGCCGGCGACGACTTCTTCCAGCAGATCACCCGCAAAGCGCGCGAGTCCTCCGCCTGGGAACTCAAGTGGCTCGCCTCCCTCGTCGCAGCCGACACACGCGTCCACGCCGAAGCCGATGACAACGACGCCGGCGCGGTCAACATTCGCAACTGGATCGGCCAGGCCGAGGAAGACACCGGCCCATCGCCCAAGCTTCGCTTCATCCTTGTGGAGCCGGCCGAAGGCGCCAAGCCCTCCGAGGCAGCCTGGCGTCTCGCCTTCGAAATGCGCCTACCGGAAACCGGCGAGCCCCTCGACCTCACCCAGGTCTGGGCCGAGCGAAACGACGCCCCGACCGTCCTCGGATCACATTTGCTCTCGCGTCGCGTGCAACTCGTCTCGCAGTTGACGCGCGCCGCCGAAGTCTGCCCGGAACTTCGCAGGGCACTCTCCCGCGCTCGCGGTAGCGCCGTCCGATTGACCACGGCCGAGGCCCACGCCTTCCTGCGCGAACGCGCACCGCTCCTCGCCGCCGACGGCTACGAAATCGTCCTTCCCGAGTGGGCCGCCATCTCCGACCAGCAGCTCGGCCTCGAGCTCGTCGTCGAGCCGCGCGCCACACACGGCACAGGCGATCGCGATTTCGGCCTAAGCCCCTTGGGCCTCTCGTCCCTGCTGGACTTCAACTGGCGCGTCGCCATCGGCGGCGAGCAACTCACCATGGACGAGTTTCAAAAGATCGCCGCCCAGAAGGCCCCGCTCGTCAGGCTGCGCGGAAAGTGGATCGGCATCGACCACGAAACCGCCGCCCGTGCACTCGCCTTCCTCGAAAGCCGCCCAAAGGGGCCGATCACACTCATGCAGGCCGTGCGCCTCGCCGGTGGGGCGGAAGAAATCGACAGCGGTCTCCCCATCCTCGGCCTGTCCGGCGCCGATTGGATCGAAGGCTTTCTCAGCCAGACACCCGAACTGAAAATCGAGGCCTTCGATCCCCCGAGCGAGTTTCACGGCGAGCTTCGCCCCTATCAACTCCGCGGCCTCCACTGGCTGTCCTTCCTCGATCAAATCGGAATCGGCGCATGCCTCGCCGACGACATGGGCCTTGGCAAGACCATCCAGCTCATCGCCCTCCTGCTCCACGAGCGCCGCGACGGAAAAAAAGTCGGACCGACCCTCCTGTTCTCTCCCATGTCCGTCGTCGGAAACTGGGAACGCGAAATCCAGCGCTTCGCGCCGACCCTTCGCGTCCTCGTCCACCACGGCCCGCTGCGCCTCTCGGGCGACGCCTTCGTCGAAGCCGCAGAGCAGCACGATGTCATCCTCACCACCTACGGCCTCGCCGACCGCGAAGCCCCCGGCTTCTCCCGCGTCCAGTGGCATCGCATCGCCATGGACGAAGCCCAGAAGATCAAAAACCCCACCGCGCGCCAGACCGTCGCCCTGCGCACCCTGATCGCCGCGCACCGCATCGCCCTCACCGGCACGCCCATCGAAAACCACCTCTCCGAGCTCTGGTCGATCATGGAAGTGCTCAACCCCGGTCTTCTCGGCTCTGCCACCGCCTTCCGCGCCCGTTTCGCACTGCCCATCGAAAAGATGGGCGACCAGAATCGCTCCGATCAGCTTCGCCGACTCATTCGTCCCTTCGTCCTGCGCCGTCTGAAGTCCGACCCCATCATCTCCCGCGACCTCCCCGAAAAAATGGAGATGCGCGTCTTCTGCAATCTCACCCCCGAGCAGGCCGCCCTCTACGAACGCACCGTCACCCAGACCCTCGGCGAAATCGAAACCGCCACCGGCATCCGCCGTCGCGGCCTCATCCTCGCCACCCTCACCAAGCTCAAACAGATATGCAACCATCCCGCCCACTTCCTCGCCGATCAGTCGGCCCTGGACGATCGAAGCGGCAAGTGCGAACGGCTCATCGAAATGCTCGAGGAAGTCCTCGACGAAGGGGACGAAGCCCTCGTCTTCACCCAGTTCAAGCAGATGGGCACGTTGCTGCAGCGGCTCATGCAGGATCGCCTGAAGATCGAAGTCCCCTTCCTGCATGGCGGCACCCCCATGAAGAAGCGCCGCGACATGGTCGAAGCCTTTCAGCAAGAGGGCGGCAAATGGCGCGTATTCCTCTTATCCCTCAAGGCCGGCGGATTCGGCCTCAACCTGACCAAGGCCAATCACGTATTCCATTTCGACCGCTGGTGGAATCCCGCCGTCGAGGAACAGGCCGCCGACCGCGTCCATCGCATCGGCCAGCTCCGCCGCGTCCAGATTCACAAGTTCGTCTGCATCGGAACCGTCGAAGAGCGCATCGACCGCCTCCTCGCCGAAAAAGCCGCCCTCGCCGATCGAATCGTCGGCAGTGGTGATGAGTGGCTCACCGGTATGTCCACCGTCGAACTCCGCGACTACCTCGCCCTGTCCAACGAAGCCGTCTCCGAATCCTGA
- a CDS encoding SDR family oxidoreductase translates to MDVQKLYGLAGRRAIACGSTQGIGRACAMQFARLGAEVTLIARDEGSLERVRKELPTGEGQQHRYVCVDFDDADALKERVGRWLADSGPIHILLNNSGGPPHGPITEAKPEEFAKAIARHVLCNQILVQAVLPGMKSEAYGRIINIISTSVKEPIPGLGVSNTTRWAVAAWAKTTAGELAKFGITVNNILPGYTDTARLGELIQAKAKAGGTSEDAVKAEIVGRIPMGRMADPEEIAAAAGFLASAAASYVTGINLPVDGGRTGSL, encoded by the coding sequence ATGGACGTACAAAAACTTTACGGATTGGCCGGGAGGCGGGCGATTGCCTGCGGCAGCACGCAGGGAATCGGCAGGGCATGTGCGATGCAGTTTGCCCGACTGGGGGCGGAGGTGACGCTGATCGCGCGGGATGAGGGGTCGCTGGAGCGTGTGCGAAAGGAACTGCCGACCGGCGAGGGCCAGCAGCACCGGTATGTATGTGTTGATTTCGATGATGCGGACGCCTTGAAGGAACGGGTGGGACGATGGCTGGCGGACAGCGGACCGATTCATATTCTTCTTAACAACAGCGGAGGTCCGCCGCACGGACCGATCACCGAGGCGAAACCGGAAGAGTTCGCGAAGGCGATTGCGCGGCATGTGTTGTGCAATCAGATTCTTGTGCAGGCGGTGTTGCCGGGGATGAAGTCGGAGGCGTACGGCCGAATCATCAACATCATTTCGACGAGCGTGAAGGAGCCGATCCCGGGGCTGGGTGTTTCGAACACGACGCGGTGGGCGGTGGCGGCTTGGGCGAAGACGACGGCGGGCGAACTGGCGAAGTTCGGGATCACGGTGAACAACATTCTGCCGGGGTACACGGATACGGCGCGGCTGGGGGAATTGATCCAGGCCAAGGCGAAGGCGGGCGGGACGAGTGAAGACGCGGTGAAGGCTGAGATCGTCGGGCGTATTCCGATGGGCCGCATGGCTGATCCAGAGGAGATCGCGGCGGCGGCGGGGTTTCTGGCGTCGGCGGCGGCGAGTTATGTGACGGGGATTAATCTGCCGGTGGACGGCGGGCGGACGGGGAGTCTGTGA
- a CDS encoding DUF4238 domain-containing protein encodes MSKPKQHHTVPASFLRAFTAEDAKDGTLYVWELQKERSFTTSPSKAARQRDFYRIDDAADEDEALIIEERFLANLEGEFVSARRRVIDEPTILIRNADIEAIFQFIALQYVRTQRLRSTVEAFDREIRRLMLAEYTATKDRFEVLRSHAAKAGLVNMPSLEEFQEFARTGYVSSGMSQNMKLVVMLDAFETALILLRHRLWCLVKTVSSPDRFIVSDNPVNFAWRETQMGGLFSPGFGTPNSQLIFPMAPQLAWVSIHEDEVTNGMASSVIDAKWRTVAQHNGVQLRSADRFVYSSTPEFDWMDDDGTILGSDVLFENRGILCSRKQAGDPKSSWSWTDD; translated from the coding sequence GTGAGCAAGCCGAAACAACACCATACTGTACCTGCCAGTTTCTTGAGAGCGTTTACCGCAGAAGACGCGAAAGACGGAACCCTATACGTCTGGGAACTTCAGAAAGAACGAAGCTTCACAACATCTCCGAGCAAAGCGGCTCGTCAGAGGGACTTTTACAGAATTGACGATGCTGCGGATGAAGACGAAGCACTGATTATCGAGGAACGGTTTCTAGCTAATCTCGAGGGAGAGTTCGTCTCGGCGCGACGCCGAGTGATCGATGAGCCAACGATCTTGATTCGGAATGCCGACATTGAGGCAATATTTCAATTCATCGCGTTGCAATATGTACGGACTCAGCGATTACGAAGTACTGTCGAAGCCTTTGATCGGGAGATCAGGCGATTGATGCTTGCCGAGTACACTGCGACTAAGGATCGTTTTGAAGTCCTGAGAAGCCATGCTGCTAAAGCGGGATTGGTGAACATGCCGTCGCTCGAAGAGTTCCAAGAGTTCGCTCGCACTGGATATGTTTCCTCTGGCATGTCTCAGAACATGAAGCTCGTCGTTATGCTCGATGCTTTCGAGACTGCCCTGATTCTCTTGCGGCATCGGCTCTGGTGCTTGGTCAAGACTGTCAGTTCACCGGATCGCTTCATCGTATCGGACAATCCAGTTAACTTTGCTTGGAGGGAAACTCAAATGGGCGGTTTATTTAGCCCCGGATTTGGAACTCCGAATTCTCAACTGATTTTCCCGATGGCGCCCCAATTGGCTTGGGTGTCGATTCATGAAGACGAGGTCACAAATGGGATGGCGTCGAGTGTCATTGATGCAAAGTGGCGCACGGTCGCGCAACATAATGGCGTGCAGCTTCGTTCGGCCGACCGATTTGTTTATTCATCAACCCCGGAGTTCGACTGGATGGATGACGACGGTACAATCCTAGGATCGGATGTGCTTTTTGAAAATCGTGGCATCCTGTGTTCCCGGAAACAGGCGGGCGACCCGAAAAGCTCCTGGAGCTGGACCGATGATTAG
- a CDS encoding tetratricopeptide repeat protein yields the protein MTMMLVVGAVGCRHGASGPFDAAYEQLAARATTEGNELAAAEDFAGAAQAYDKALRYWPGCATAHMGAGRAAEALGDADKAIGHYGEAVKHAPSESVYAVALGDALRRKAVTSMDREALVDAALRAYRHALSIDSKSRRAAQGIGLCHRINGRTDQAIEAFCHAARMDDGSAEPFLLLAGLYESLSRYSESMRAYRTALKLAPEDARIHNACAAMNARLSDVGGPSRRLARQRAIAHYRRSLEILPDQPKIVAEMERLGRTAPRWLAGGVDTGE from the coding sequence ATGACAATGATGCTTGTCGTGGGCGCGGTGGGATGCCGGCATGGGGCATCGGGGCCGTTTGACGCGGCGTATGAACAACTTGCGGCGCGGGCGACGACAGAGGGGAACGAACTCGCCGCGGCGGAGGACTTCGCGGGCGCAGCACAGGCATACGACAAGGCGCTTCGATATTGGCCGGGCTGCGCGACGGCGCACATGGGGGCGGGCCGGGCGGCCGAGGCGCTGGGGGACGCGGACAAGGCAATCGGACATTATGGCGAGGCGGTGAAGCATGCGCCGTCGGAAAGTGTCTATGCTGTGGCACTTGGGGACGCGCTGCGGCGGAAGGCGGTCACGTCGATGGACCGTGAGGCGCTGGTGGACGCGGCGCTTCGGGCTTATCGGCATGCGCTTTCGATCGACTCAAAGAGTCGGCGAGCGGCGCAGGGGATCGGGCTTTGTCACCGCATCAACGGGCGAACGGATCAGGCGATCGAGGCGTTTTGTCATGCGGCGCGGATGGACGACGGATCGGCGGAGCCCTTTTTACTTTTGGCGGGATTGTACGAATCTCTATCGCGGTATTCCGAATCCATGCGGGCGTATCGCACGGCGCTGAAGCTGGCGCCGGAGGACGCGCGGATCCACAATGCCTGCGCGGCGATGAACGCACGGCTGTCGGACGTGGGCGGACCGAGCCGGCGGTTGGCGCGGCAGCGGGCGATTGCGCACTATCGGCGGTCGCTGGAGATACTGCCGGATCAGCCGAAGATCGTCGCGGAGATGGAAAGACTGGGCCGGACCGCGCCGAGGTGGCTCGCCGGGGGCGTTGACACCGGCGAGTAG
- a CDS encoding RidA family protein, whose translation MSHDIESSRAPEPVGAYPHAKRVGNLLFVSGMGPRRRGSKEIPGVTLDAAGNVAAYDIEAQCRSVFENIRVVLEDAGSGWERIVDVSVFLTDMGRDFATFNRLYAEHFAGPGKPNPTRTTVEVTALPTPIAVELKVIATVGS comes from the coding sequence ATGAGTCACGACATTGAAAGTTCGCGGGCGCCGGAGCCGGTGGGGGCTTATCCGCATGCGAAGCGCGTGGGGAATCTGCTTTTTGTTTCCGGGATGGGGCCGCGGAGGCGCGGGAGCAAGGAGATACCCGGGGTGACGCTGGACGCGGCGGGGAATGTCGCGGCGTATGACATTGAGGCGCAGTGCCGGAGCGTGTTTGAGAATATTCGCGTGGTGCTTGAGGACGCGGGGTCGGGCTGGGAGCGGATCGTTGACGTGAGCGTGTTTCTGACGGACATGGGGCGGGACTTTGCGACGTTTAACCGATTGTATGCGGAGCACTTCGCGGGGCCGGGGAAGCCGAACCCGACGCGGACGACGGTGGAGGTGACGGCGCTGCCGACGCCGATCGCGGTGGAGCTCAAGGTGATTGCGACGGTGGGGTCGTAA
- a CDS encoding glycosyltransferase family 2 protein, with the protein MRTLAAIPVFNEARYVARVVSDVKECLSDVLIIDDGSTDDTPRILRDIGNIHLITHPENRGYGQSLIDAFAFAKRGGYDWIITLDCDDQHEPDRIPEFIARAAEDDADIISGSRYLLDFPVSTQAPEDRRRINMRITRFLNEKLGLSLTDAFCGFKAYRVSSVAELPLTVPGYAFPMQFWVQAVRHCLRIVELPVPLIYNDPTRHFGGILDDPNSRLDHYMDVFHAEFNQPAKSRSAVQRCGTTCK; encoded by the coding sequence ATGAGAACTCTCGCCGCCATCCCCGTTTTCAACGAGGCCCGCTACGTCGCACGCGTTGTCTCCGACGTTAAAGAGTGTCTCTCCGACGTGCTCATCATTGATGACGGCTCCACCGACGACACCCCGCGAATTCTGCGCGACATCGGCAATATCCACCTCATCACCCACCCCGAGAATCGCGGCTACGGTCAGAGCCTCATCGATGCTTTCGCCTTCGCCAAGCGCGGCGGCTACGACTGGATCATCACCCTCGACTGCGACGACCAGCACGAACCCGACCGCATCCCCGAGTTCATCGCCCGCGCCGCCGAGGACGACGCCGACATCATCTCCGGTTCGCGTTACCTCCTCGACTTCCCCGTCAGTACCCAGGCCCCCGAAGACCGTCGCCGCATCAACATGCGAATCACCCGCTTCCTCAATGAGAAGCTCGGCCTCTCCCTCACCGATGCCTTCTGCGGTTTTAAGGCCTACCGCGTCTCCAGCGTCGCCGAGTTGCCCCTCACCGTCCCCGGCTACGCCTTCCCCATGCAGTTCTGGGTGCAGGCCGTCCGGCATTGCCTTCGCATCGTCGAGCTGCCCGTCCCCCTGATTTACAACGACCCCACTCGCCACTTCGGCGGCATCCTCGACGATCCCAACTCCCGGCTCGATCACTACATGGACGTCTTCCATGCCGAATTCAACCAGCCCGCCAAGTCTCGCTCCGCCGTCCAGCGCTGCGGCACGACCTGCAAGTAA